In Oryza sativa Japonica Group chromosome 11, ASM3414082v1, the following are encoded in one genomic region:
- the LOC4349563 gene encoding uncharacterized protein isoform X2 — protein sequence MPCLNVSTNVNLDGVDTSAVLADASKTVATIIGKPEAYVMVVLKGSVPMAFGGTQEPAAYGELVSIGGLNPDVNKKLSAGIASILESKLSIPKGRFYLKFYDSKRSDFGWNGTTF from the exons ATGCCTTGCCTCAACGTGTCCACCAACGTGAACCTCGACGGAGTGGACAcctccgccgtcctcgccgacgCATCCAAGACCGTCGCCACCATCATCGGCAAGCCCGAGGCC TATGTGATGGTTGTTCTCAAGGGTTCAGTGCCTATGGCATTTGGAGGTACCCAGGAGCCTGCCGCTTATGGCGAGCTGGTTTCCATTGGTGGGCTGAACCCTGATGTCAACAAGAAGTTGAGTGCTGGCATTGCCTCTATCCTGGAGTCAAAGCTATCCATTCCCAAGGGCCGCTTCTACCTCAAGTTCTACGATTCCAAG CGCTCGGACTTTGGATGGAACGGCACCACCTTTTAG
- the LOC4349563 gene encoding uncharacterized protein isoform X1 yields MPCLNVSTNVNLDGVDTSAVLADASKTVATIIGKPEAYVMVVLKGSVPMAFGGTQEPAAYGELVSIGGLNPDVNKKLSAGIASILESKLSIPKGRFYLKFYDSKAHRAQEHAQCLHALHQE; encoded by the exons ATGCCTTGCCTCAACGTGTCCACCAACGTGAACCTCGACGGAGTGGACAcctccgccgtcctcgccgacgCATCCAAGACCGTCGCCACCATCATCGGCAAGCCCGAGGCC TATGTGATGGTTGTTCTCAAGGGTTCAGTGCCTATGGCATTTGGAGGTACCCAGGAGCCTGCCGCTTATGGCGAGCTGGTTTCCATTGGTGGGCTGAACCCTGATGTCAACAAGAAGTTGAGTGCTGGCATTGCCTCTATCCTGGAGTCAAAGCTATCCATTCCCAAGGGCCGCTTCTACCTCAAGTTCTACGATTCCAAG GCCCATCGTGCACAAGAACATGCTCAATGTTTGCATGCTTTGCATCAAGAATAG
- the LOC4349565 gene encoding probable leucine-rich repeat receptor-like protein kinase IMK3 has translation MQGPRRRTPPAPAAKQPAMLMLGPFPAHHRCTLFLLLTVTLLPSLAAAAAAHHHHVHAAGDGVVISQADYQGLQAIKHDLSDPYAFLRSWNDTGLGACSGAWVGIKCVQGKVVAITLPWRGLAGTLSERIGQLTQLRRLSLHDNAISGPIPTSLGFLPDLRGVYLFNNRFSGAVPASIGNCVALQAFDASNNLLTGAIPSSLANSTKLMRLNLSHNTISGDIPPELAASPSLVFLSLSHNKLSGHIPDTFAGSKAPSSSSLKESITGTYNLAVLELSHNSLDGPIPESLSGLQKLQVVDLAGNRLNGTIPNKLGSLADLKTLDLSGNALTGEIPASLSNLTTSLQAFNVSNNNLSGAVPASLAQKFGPSAFAGNIQLCGYSASVPCPTSPSPSPSAPASPAQSREATGRHRKFTTKELALIIAGIVVGILLFLALCCMLLCFLTKKRSGSGGKQTTSSKAAGGGAGAAAGGGRGEKPGSGAAEVESGGEVGGKLVHFDGPMAFTADDLLCATAEIMGKSTYGTVYKATLEDGSLVAVKRLREKITKGHKDFESEAAVLGKIRHPNLLPLRAYYLGPKGEKLLVLDFMPNGSLSQFLHARAPNTPISWETRMTIAKGTARGLAFLHDDMTIVHGNLTASNVLLDDHSNPKIADFGLSRLMTTAANSNVLAAAGALGYRAPELSKLKKASAKTDVYSLGVIILELLTGKSPAETTNGMDLPQWVASIVKEEWTSEVFDLELMRDGDNGPAGDELVDTLKLALHCVDQSPSVRPDAREVLRQLEQIRPGPEGGAGPSEEGGAGHVAAASAGNE, from the exons ATGCAAGGACCACGGAGGCGAACACCACCTGCTCCTGCCGCCAAACAACCAGCCATGCTCATGCTCGGACCATTCCCCGCCCACCATCGCTGCACACTTTTTCTCCTCCTCACTGTCACACTCCTcccctcgctcgccgccgccgccgcggcgcaccaccaccacgtccacgccgcgggcgacggcgtcgtCATCAGCCAGGCCGACTACCAGGGCCTACAGGCCATCAAGCACGACCTCTCCGACCCCtacgccttcctccgctcctgGAACGACACCGGCCTCGGCGCCTGCTCCGGCGCATGGGTCGGCATCAAGTGCGTCCAGGGCAAGGTCGTCGCCATCACCCTCCCATggcgcggcctcgccggcacccTCTCCGAGCGCATCGGCCAGCTCAcccagctccgccgcctcaGCCTCCACGACAACGCCATCTCCGGCCCCATCCCAACCTCCCTCGGCTTCCTCCCCGACCTCCGCGGCGTCTACCTCTTCAACAACCGCTTCTCCGGCGCCGTCCCGGCCTCCATTGGCAACTGCGTCGCGCTCCAGGCGTTCGACGCCAGCAACAACCTCCTCACCGGCGCCATTCCGTCCTCACTCGCCAACTCCACCAAGCTCATGCGCCTCAACCTCAGCCACAACACCATCTCCGGCGACATCCCACccgagctcgccgcctcgccctcgctcgtcttcctctccctctcgcacAACAAGCTGTCCGGCCACATCCCAGACACCTTCGCCGGCTCCaaggcgccctcctcctcctcgctcaaGGAATCCATTACCGGGACCTACAACCTCGCCGTCCTCGAGCTCTCGCACAACTCGCTCGATGGCCCGATACCGGAGTCGCTCTCCGGGCTCCAGAAGCTGCAGGTGGTGGACCTCGCTGGCAACAGGCTCAACGGCACCATCCCCAACAAGCTCGGCTCGCTCGCCGACCTCAAGACGCTCGACCTCTCCGGCAACGCCCTCACCGGCGAGATCCCGGCCAGCCTGTCCAACCTCACTACTAGCCTCCAAGCATTCAACGTCTCCAACAACAACCTCTCCGGCGCAGTGCCAGCCTCGCTCGCGCAGAAATTCGGGCCTTCCGCCTTCGCCGGCAACATCCAGCTCTGCGGCTACTCTGCTTCCGTGCCCTGCCCTACGTCGCCGTCTCCATCACCATCTGCGCCGGCATCACCCGCGCAGTCACGGGAGGCGACGGGGCGCCACCGGAAGTTCACGACCAAGGAGCTCGCGCTAATCATCGCCGGAATCGTGGTCGGCATCCTGCTCTTCCTGGCGCTCTGCTGCATGCTGCTCTGTTTCTTGACGAAGAAGAGGTCCGGAAGCGGCGGGAAGCAGACGACGAGCAGCAAGGCagccggtggtggcgccggAGCCGCGGCGGGGGGCGGGCGAGGGGAGAAGCCGGGGTCgggggcggcggaggtggagtcCGGGGGAGAGGTGGGAGGGAAGCTGGTGCACTTCGACGGGCCGATGGcgttcacggcggacgacctGCTGTGTGCGACGGCGGAGATAATGGGGAAGAGCACGTACGGGACGGTGTACAAGGCGACGCTGGAGGACGGCAGCCTTGTGGCGGTGAAGCGGCTGAGGGAGAAGATCACCAAGGGACACAAGGATTTCGAGTCCGAGGCGGCGGTGCTGGGCAAGATCCGCCACCCCAACCTGCTGCCGCTCAGGGCCTACTACCTCGGACCCAAGGGCGAGAAGCTCCTCGTCCTCGACTTCATGCCCAACGGCAGCCTCTCCCAGTTCCTCCACG CTCGCGCGCCCAACACTCCGATCAGCTGGGAGACGCGGATGACGATCGCCAAGGGCACAGCCCGTGGCCTGGCTTTCCTCCACGACGACATGACCATCGTCCACGGCAACCTCACCGCCAGCAATGTCCTCCTCGACGACCACTCCAACCCCAAGATCGCCGACTTCGGCCTCTCCCGCCTCATGACCACTGCCGCCAACTCcaacgtcctcgccgccgccggcgccctcgGCTACCGCGCCCCCGAGCTGTCCAAGCTAAAGAAGGCCAGTGCCAAGACCGACGTCTACAGCCTCGGCGTCATCATCCTCGAGCTCCTCACCGGCAAATCCCCCGCCGAGACCACCAATGGCATGGACCTGCCGCAGTGGGTGGCGTCCATTGTCAAGGAGGAGTGGACCAGCGAGGTGTTCGACCTCGAGCTCATGCGCGACGGCGACAATGGGCCCGCGGGCGACGAGCTCGTGGACACGCTGAAGCTGGCGCTGCACTGCGTGGACCAGTCGCCGTCGGTGAGACCTGATGCCCGGGAGGTGCTCCGGCAGCTCGAGCAGATCAGGCCGGGGCcggagggcggcgccgggccGAGCGAAGAAGGTGGCGCAGGGCATGTGGCTGCTGCTTCTGCAGGCAATGAGTAG